One Brachyspira pilosicoli P43/6/78 genomic window carries:
- a CDS encoding alpha-glucoside-specific PTS transporter subunit IIBC, with product MFANIDLRASFQKFGAAMFVPVLLFSFSGLVVGLTIIFKDQSIVGNLANPDGIFYKVIFIIEEGAWTIFRNMPLFFCLGIPIGLSKMAPERAILATLICYLSYNYFIAAILNFWGPQFGVDFTQNPGGVSGLTLIAGIKTLDTSIIGAIFIGVVITMIHNRFYETKLPDYLGVFQGTSFVHIIGFFVVLVLAFLTCLIWPKIQALIASMQNFLANAGGVGVFIYTFLERILIPTGLHHFIYGPFIYGPAVVPEGIEPYWITHVSEFSNMVEPLKQLFPEGGFALHGNSKVFGAPGLALAIYFCSNKENRERMAALLIPVTLTSILVGITEPLEFTFLFISPFLFLIHSILAASLATVLYEVGGVVGNYGAGLIGFITQNWIFAMKNHSSMVIAHIIIGLIFTVIWFLVFRFLILKFNILTPGRGESKTKLYTKKDYKEREAKKSSFEEQAAIYLEALGGRTNIEHVTNCATRLRVTVKDINLVKDVEYFKEGGAHGLVKKGNAIQIIVGLSVPQVKAKFEDLLKKSE from the coding sequence ATGTTTGCAAATATCGATTTAAGAGCTAGTTTCCAAAAATTTGGGGCGGCTATGTTTGTGCCTGTACTGTTATTTTCTTTTTCTGGTTTAGTTGTAGGGCTTACTATTATTTTTAAAGACCAATCTATAGTAGGTAATTTGGCAAATCCAGACGGCATATTTTACAAGGTAATTTTTATAATAGAAGAAGGTGCTTGGACTATATTTAGAAATATGCCTTTATTTTTCTGTTTGGGTATACCAATAGGTCTTTCAAAAATGGCACCTGAAAGAGCAATATTAGCAACTTTAATATGTTACTTATCATACAATTATTTTATAGCAGCAATACTTAACTTTTGGGGTCCTCAATTTGGAGTTGATTTTACTCAAAATCCAGGCGGAGTAAGCGGTTTAACTTTAATAGCAGGAATCAAAACATTAGATACAAGCATAATAGGTGCTATATTCATAGGTGTAGTTATAACTATGATTCATAATAGATTTTATGAGACAAAACTTCCTGATTATTTGGGAGTATTTCAAGGAACATCTTTTGTGCATATTATAGGTTTTTTTGTTGTATTAGTTTTAGCATTTTTAACTTGTTTAATATGGCCTAAAATACAAGCTTTAATAGCTTCAATGCAAAACTTTTTAGCAAATGCAGGAGGTGTAGGAGTATTTATATATACTTTTTTAGAGAGAATATTAATCCCTACAGGACTTCACCATTTCATTTATGGACCTTTTATTTATGGACCTGCAGTTGTACCGGAAGGTATAGAACCTTATTGGATAACACATGTTTCTGAGTTTTCAAATATGGTAGAGCCTCTTAAACAATTATTCCCAGAGGGAGGATTTGCTTTACATGGAAACTCTAAAGTATTTGGTGCTCCTGGACTTGCTTTGGCTATTTATTTTTGTTCTAATAAAGAAAACCGTGAAAGAATGGCTGCTTTGCTTATACCTGTAACATTAACATCAATACTTGTTGGTATTACAGAGCCTTTAGAGTTTACATTCTTATTTATATCTCCTTTCTTATTTTTAATCCATTCTATATTGGCAGCTAGTTTAGCTACAGTATTATATGAGGTTGGAGGAGTAGTAGGAAACTATGGTGCTGGTTTAATAGGATTTATTACACAAAACTGGATATTTGCAATGAAAAATCATTCTTCTATGGTTATAGCTCATATCATCATAGGTCTTATATTCACTGTTATATGGTTTTTAGTATTTAGATTTTTAATATTGAAATTTAATATTCTAACACCCGGAAGAGGCGAAAGCAAAACTAAGCTATATACTAAAAAAGATTATAAAGAAAGAGAAGCTAAAAAATCAAGCTTTGAAGAACAGGCTGCTATTTATTTAGAAGCATTAGGAGGAAGAACAAATATAGAACATGTTACCAATTGTGCTACTAGATTAAGAGTAACTGTTAAAGATATAAATTTAGTTAAAGATGTAGAATATTTTAAAGAAGGCGGTGCTCATGGACTTGTAAAAAAAGGAAATGCTATACAGATAATAGTAGGTTTATCAGTTCCGCAAGTAAAAGCAAAATTTGAAGATCTTTTGAAAAAAAGTGAGTAA
- a CDS encoding alpha-galactosidase/6-phospho-beta-glucosidase, producing the protein MKFVLVGAGSAQFGCDMLGDIFSTKSLEGSHITLLDINNNALKKVYDYVREFIEANKLNFSVDATTERKEAFKNTDFIISSIEVGDRFQLWDEDWKIPMQYGIHQVYGENGGAGGVFHSLRIIPPILDIVKDAMDICPNAYIFNFSNPMTAICTAVKRAYPNAKFIGMCHEIGWLHKWLPKILKKNYEDFEIKAGGLNHFSCLLEIKDKKTGKDLYPDVLKNAHSYFEHEVGYSDLLKYAKANNAFSKTESFDHSIEEKLKGEFIWADRRLLKVILEQYKLLPITVDSHFGEYIAWAWDVVDHRGILDFYELYRTVLSKAEPKIELRVKERASSIIDGIVTNNKYTEEAVNILNDGLIEDLPNWIAVEVPAEISKDGVKGVKLNNISKGFLSLLRNYVSVYDLTAEAAIHHKKEYAVQAILANPVVNVCKNTEEMLDRMIDNQKPYLDYLK; encoded by the coding sequence ATGAAATTTGTTTTAGTTGGTGCAGGAAGTGCACAATTTGGATGCGATATGCTTGGAGACATTTTCTCCACAAAATCATTAGAAGGCTCTCATATAACTTTGCTTGATATTAACAATAACGCCTTAAAAAAGGTATATGATTATGTAAGAGAGTTTATTGAGGCTAACAAATTGAATTTTAGTGTTGATGCTACTACAGAGAGAAAAGAGGCATTTAAGAACACTGATTTCATTATAAGCTCTATAGAAGTGGGAGATAGATTTCAATTATGGGACGAAGATTGGAAAATACCTATGCAATATGGAATACATCAAGTTTATGGAGAAAATGGAGGAGCTGGAGGAGTATTTCACTCTTTGAGAATTATTCCGCCTATTTTGGATATAGTAAAAGATGCTATGGACATATGTCCTAATGCTTATATATTTAATTTTTCAAACCCTATGACTGCAATATGTACTGCTGTAAAAAGGGCTTATCCTAATGCAAAATTTATAGGCATGTGCCATGAGATAGGCTGGCTTCATAAATGGCTTCCAAAAATACTAAAAAAGAATTATGAGGATTTTGAAATAAAAGCTGGCGGGCTTAACCATTTCAGCTGTTTATTAGAGATAAAAGATAAAAAGACAGGAAAAGATTTGTATCCTGATGTATTAAAAAACGCTCATAGTTATTTTGAGCATGAAGTAGGCTATAGTGATTTACTAAAATACGCTAAAGCAAATAATGCATTTTCTAAAACAGAGAGTTTTGACCATTCTATAGAAGAGAAATTGAAAGGTGAGTTTATATGGGCTGACAGAAGATTATTAAAAGTGATATTAGAACAATATAAATTATTACCTATAACAGTTGATAGTCATTTTGGAGAATATATAGCTTGGGCTTGGGACGTTGTTGATCATAGAGGTATATTAGACTTTTATGAATTATACAGAACAGTTCTTTCAAAGGCTGAGCCTAAAATAGAATTAAGAGTAAAAGAGAGAGCTTCAAGCATAATAGATGGTATAGTTACAAACAATAAATACACAGAAGAAGCTGTAAATATTTTGAATGACGGATTAATAGAAGATTTGCCTAATTGGATAGCAGTTGAAGTACCTGCTGAAATAAGCAAAGATGGAGTTAAGGGCGTTAAATTAAACAATATATCTAAAGGATTTTTATCTCTTCTAAGAAACTATGTGAGTGTATATGATTTAACTGCTGAGGCTGCTATACATCATAAAAAAGAATATGCAGTGCAGGCTATACTTGCTAATCCTGTAGTTAATGTATGTAAAAATACAGAGGAAATGCTAGATAGAATGATAGATAATCAAAAGCCATATTTAGATTATTTAAAATAA
- a CDS encoding substrate-binding domain-containing protein, with protein MGQKEKIENIASMLNIAETTVKRFFYSPEKLHTDTFREIMSILAKYYPEDLRSIVKTDYRDILFIIRDHNLMVVSDIIKYLQKITLKYNIPIRLYENTDNIPLNVLLKKNKKTWNDVRGIISLATETEESTNDFLIPTVFLNMPQQEYGLNIDVNDYLGGKLAIEHLYKNNWRKPVFITHHDLSGDVKERYDGVKMACNDFNIDCKLITTKNFSMEESYYTTKNVLNNEDADSIFYFCDQMAIGGIKAINELGYKMGEDIGVIGFDNLEISEFLGLSSIDQKLYEKILYSVEYILFGNGQLFTEKSSKIIYNPEVVERKSSIKI; from the coding sequence ATGGGGCAGAAAGAAAAAATAGAGAATATTGCTAGTATGCTTAATATTGCTGAAACTACTGTGAAAAGATTTTTTTATAGTCCGGAAAAACTACATACTGATACTTTTAGAGAAATAATGTCGATTTTAGCTAAATATTATCCAGAAGATTTAAGGTCTATTGTGAAGACAGATTATAGAGATATATTGTTTATAATTAGAGACCATAATTTAATGGTAGTTTCTGATATTATTAAATATCTTCAGAAAATAACTTTAAAATATAATATTCCTATAAGATTATATGAAAATACTGATAATATACCTTTAAATGTGTTATTAAAGAAAAATAAAAAGACATGGAATGATGTTAGAGGTATAATAAGTTTGGCAACAGAAACAGAAGAGAGTACAAATGATTTTTTGATTCCTACAGTATTTTTAAATATGCCGCAGCAGGAATATGGGCTTAATATAGATGTTAATGACTATTTAGGCGGAAAATTAGCTATTGAGCATTTATATAAAAATAATTGGAGAAAACCTGTATTTATTACGCATCATGATTTAAGCGGAGATGTTAAAGAGAGATATGATGGGGTAAAAATGGCATGTAATGATTTTAATATAGATTGCAAGTTAATAACTACTAAAAACTTTTCTATGGAAGAATCTTATTATACAACAAAAAATGTTTTAAATAATGAAGATGCAGATTCTATATTTTATTTTTGCGACCAAATGGCAATAGGCGGAATAAAGGCTATAAATGAATTGGGGTATAAAATGGGGGAGGATATTGGTGTTATAGGATTTGATAATTTAGAGATATCTGAGTTTCTAGGATTAAGTTCCATAGACCAAAAATTGTACGAAAAGATATTGTATAGCGTAGAATATATATTATTTGGAAATGGGCAATTATTTACAGAAAAATCTTCAAAAATAATTTATAATCCAGAAGTTGTAGAAAGGAAAAGTTCTATAAAAATATAG
- a CDS encoding AAA family ATPase — MKIFYIISNKKHSGKTYLASNILESIKMLGKSVCYYKPFVMEVKDNKLFDCEYIKNTTTLNASDIFVSYATNGNLSPLHSINTKIDERDVTDLIDECKKTYDYMVLESLCLYDPIKEDYNFLDLITDIERENEIQIIPLIEYDTNVIHSSFEQVELFHQRGFKIPFIVINIKKDVFVQNEVIGYIRSQISPIKLHTTIFDDLADKSKIIEIKYPNIIKDLI, encoded by the coding sequence ATGAAAATATTCTATATCATATCAAATAAGAAACATAGCGGTAAAACCTATTTAGCTTCTAATATACTAGAATCAATAAAAATGTTGGGTAAAAGTGTTTGTTATTATAAACCTTTCGTTATGGAGGTAAAAGATAATAAACTATTTGACTGTGAATATATAAAAAATACTACAACATTAAATGCCTCAGATATTTTTGTCTCTTATGCCACAAACGGAAACCTCTCGCCTCTTCATAGTATAAATACAAAAATAGATGAAAGAGATGTTACAGATTTGATAGATGAATGCAAAAAAACTTATGATTATATGGTATTAGAATCTCTATGCCTATATGACCCAATAAAAGAAGATTATAATTTCTTAGATTTAATAACAGATATAGAAAGAGAAAATGAAATACAAATTATACCTTTAATAGAATATGATACTAATGTAATTCATTCTAGTTTTGAACAAGTTGAACTTTTTCATCAAAGGGGTTTTAAAATACCTTTCATAGTTATAAATATAAAAAAAGATGTGTTTGTGCAAAATGAAGTTATAGGCTATATTAGAAGTCAAATATCTCCAATAAAATTGCATACAACCATATTTGATGATTTAGCAGATAAGTCAAAAATCATAGAAATAAAATATCCTAATATAATAAAAGATTTAATATAA
- a CDS encoding alpha-amylase/4-alpha-glucanotransferase domain-containing protein, with product MKTINLILGNHNHQPVGNFDFVCENTYQNAYKPFLDILEKYKDIKFNFHYTGCLLQWLEKNHPEHLDALAKLVSENRIELQSGAFYEPIMPSIPDRDKDLQITKLNEYIEKKFKTTPKGAWIAERVWEPTLVKHLAKNAIKYIMIDDSQFLTTGIDTKNMFGYFLTDDESYKLNIFPISQELRYLIPFREVEKSIEYLKSIATEEGDRVVVLHDDGEKYGDWPGTKKWVYEDKWLEKFFEALTKEKDIIKTITYSDYIEKYAPTSKIYIPTGSYEEMLTWVLPARVQDEFHSKQEELKKQEENAIITRFMRGGFWRNYFFKYSESNRMNKRMLFASNMVSELDKSKEKEEALDYLLQGQCNCPYWHGTFGGLYLNNLRHATYANLIKSTSIVEKKKYGSGYFMNYDLDFDIDGRDEVVVSSEKSSLVFHTLSGSIIEWDLKTNNPINLIDCLKRREEAYHIAAVRNASKQSNENEHVSIHEIAKKIDDNIAKYLVFDKNEKVFAVDHFLKKMPSAEEFQLLHYDEEADFYNSYYNLIENNIDKNNANITFEKNGLVNGKEILLTKKYIVEKDGSFNINITILNKSNEEISFVYALENNITLLAGSEKDRYYIGENSRISDNLSNTGEYKGKIFGMADEGYIKIKLFLETNEETNFLYMPNYTISDAVDKLEMNYQNSTIVLCKEINLKQNEKIEYNIKARIEELK from the coding sequence ATGAAAACTATTAATTTAATACTTGGAAATCATAATCATCAGCCTGTAGGCAATTTTGACTTTGTATGCGAAAATACTTATCAAAATGCTTACAAGCCTTTTTTAGATATATTAGAAAAATATAAAGATATAAAATTTAACTTTCATTATACAGGCTGTTTGCTTCAATGGTTAGAAAAAAATCACCCAGAACATTTGGACGCTTTAGCTAAACTTGTTTCAGAAAACAGAATAGAGCTTCAAAGCGGTGCTTTTTATGAGCCTATAATGCCTTCTATACCAGACAGAGATAAAGATTTGCAAATAACAAAATTAAATGAATATATAGAAAAAAAGTTCAAAACAACTCCAAAAGGTGCTTGGATAGCTGAAAGAGTATGGGAGCCAACACTTGTAAAACACTTAGCAAAAAACGCAATAAAATATATTATGATAGATGATTCTCAGTTTCTCACAACAGGAATTGATACAAAAAATATGTTTGGATATTTTTTAACAGATGATGAATCTTATAAGCTTAATATATTTCCTATATCTCAAGAGCTTCGTTATTTAATACCATTTAGAGAAGTAGAAAAATCCATCGAATATTTAAAATCTATAGCAACAGAAGAAGGCGACAGAGTAGTAGTATTGCATGATGACGGTGAAAAATACGGAGATTGGCCTGGAACAAAAAAATGGGTTTATGAAGATAAATGGCTTGAAAAGTTTTTTGAGGCACTTACAAAAGAAAAAGACATTATAAAAACTATTACATATAGCGATTATATAGAAAAATATGCCCCTACTTCAAAAATATATATACCTACAGGCTCTTATGAAGAAATGCTTACTTGGGTGCTTCCTGCTAGGGTGCAAGATGAGTTTCATTCAAAACAAGAAGAATTAAAAAAACAAGAAGAAAATGCAATAATAACAAGATTTATGCGTGGGGGTTTTTGGAGAAACTATTTCTTTAAATATTCTGAAAGCAATAGAATGAATAAAAGAATGCTTTTTGCTTCAAATATGGTTAGCGAATTAGATAAATCTAAAGAAAAAGAAGAAGCTTTAGATTATTTATTACAAGGGCAATGCAACTGTCCTTATTGGCACGGCACATTTGGAGGGCTTTATTTAAATAATTTAAGACATGCTACATATGCTAATCTTATAAAATCAACTTCCATTGTAGAAAAAAAGAAATATGGAAGCGGCTATTTTATGAACTATGACTTGGATTTTGATATTGACGGCAGAGATGAGGTTGTAGTAAGTTCAGAGAAATCAAGTTTGGTATTTCACACTTTAAGCGGTTCTATTATAGAATGGGATTTAAAAACTAATAACCCTATAAACCTAATAGACTGCTTAAAAAGAAGAGAAGAGGCTTATCATATTGCAGCTGTTAGAAATGCAAGCAAACAATCTAATGAAAATGAACATGTATCAATTCATGAGATAGCTAAAAAGATAGATGATAATATTGCTAAGTATTTAGTATTCGATAAAAATGAAAAGGTATTTGCTGTTGATCATTTCTTAAAGAAAATGCCTAGTGCTGAAGAGTTTCAATTATTACACTATGATGAAGAAGCTGATTTCTATAATTCTTATTATAATTTAATTGAAAATAATATAGATAAAAATAACGCTAACATAACTTTTGAAAAAAATGGTTTAGTTAATGGAAAAGAAATTCTTTTAACAAAAAAATATATTGTAGAGAAAGACGGCAGTTTTAATATAAACATAACAATATTAAATAAATCTAATGAAGAAATAAGTTTTGTTTATGCTTTAGAAAATAATATTACTTTGCTTGCCGGAAGCGAAAAAGACAGATATTATATTGGGGAAAATAGCAGAATATCTGATAACTTGTCAAACACAGGTGAATACAAAGGCAAAATATTTGGTATGGCTGATGAAGGATATATAAAAATAAAATTATTCTTAGAAACCAATGAAGAGACAAACTTCTTATATATGCCTAATTATACTATATCTGATGCTGTTGATAAACTTGAGATGAATTATCAAAACTCAACTATAGTGTTATGTAAAGAAATAAACTTAAAACAAAATGAAAAAATAGAATATAATATTAAAGCTCGTATAGAAGAATTAAAATAA
- a CDS encoding (2Fe-2S)-binding protein, with protein sequence MSDDKTICFCMGVKESEIIDAIKKNKLKTVEEVSKITKAGTGCGGCIPTIQKILDDINK encoded by the coding sequence ATGTCTGACGATAAAACAATATGTTTCTGTATGGGTGTGAAAGAGAGTGAGATTATAGATGCCATAAAGAAAAATAAATTAAAGACAGTAGAAGAGGTATCAAAAATTACCAAAGCTGGAACAGGCTGCGGAGGCTGTATACCTACTATACAAAAGATACTCGACGATATTAATAAATAA
- the nifU gene encoding Fe-S cluster assembly protein NifU: MWEYTDKVKDHFINPRNVGEIENPDAEAMTGSIVCGDALKLTLKINKDTEVIEDAKFQTFGCASAIASSSILTEMIKGKTLDEAKKITNRDIAMELGGLPEEKMHCSVMGMETLEKAINNYRGIKVEEDEHDEGAIICKCFGITDTKIKRAIRENNLTTVDEITFYTKAGGGCGACKVKLEDILNEELAERERAQKNAPLTTVQKIKKIEEAIETVINPMLKMDGGSCKLVDIEGNIVKISFKGACSSCMASKNTLKGFVEPKIKELVDKDLEVVGV; this comes from the coding sequence ATGTGGGAATATACTGATAAGGTAAAAGATCATTTTATAAATCCAAGGAATGTTGGAGAGATAGAAAATCCTGATGCTGAAGCTATGACTGGAAGTATCGTTTGCGGAGATGCTTTAAAATTAACTCTAAAAATTAATAAAGATACTGAAGTAATAGAAGATGCTAAGTTTCAAACATTCGGTTGTGCTTCTGCTATAGCAAGCAGCAGTATTTTGACCGAGATGATAAAAGGTAAAACTTTAGATGAGGCTAAAAAGATTACAAATAGAGATATAGCAATGGAGCTTGGAGGACTTCCAGAGGAGAAGATGCATTGTTCTGTAATGGGAATGGAAACATTAGAAAAGGCCATTAATAATTACAGAGGAATCAAAGTAGAAGAAGATGAGCATGATGAGGGAGCTATAATTTGTAAATGTTTTGGTATAACAGATACTAAAATAAAAAGAGCCATAAGAGAAAATAATTTAACAACAGTAGATGAGATAACATTCTATACTAAAGCAGGCGGCGGATGCGGAGCTTGTAAAGTAAAATTAGAAGATATACTAAATGAAGAGCTTGCTGAGAGAGAAAGAGCTCAAAAGAATGCACCTCTCACTACAGTTCAAAAGATTAAGAAAATAGAAGAGGCTATAGAAACAGTAATTAACCCTATGCTTAAAATGGACGGCGGAAGCTGTAAATTAGTGGATATAGAAGGCAACATAGTGAAAATATCTTTTAAGGGAGCTTGTTCTTCTTGTATGGCTTCTAAGAACACTTTGAAAGGCTTTGTTGAGCCTAAGATTAAAGAGTTGGTTGATAAAGATTTAGAAGTAGTAGGAGTGTGA
- the nifS gene encoding cysteine desulfurase NifS: MSDKKIIYMDNNATTRVYQEVLDAMLPYFKDQYYNPSSMYSPAGAVHKEMEKARGEVADFLGCDPIEVCFVSCGSEGDNMAIRGTIEAYPTKNHIITTRVEHPAVIETCKSLERLGYRITLLDVDTDGNINIDDLKKAINDNTAIVSIMYANNETGVIFPVKEIGEIVKNAGAVFHVDAVQAAGKLPLSMKDEPYIDMLTIAGHKIHAPKGIGALYIKKGTKLRTVQTGGHQERGRRAGTENVPYIIGLGKAASMVKAELPKFIEHTSKLRDKLEEEVLKRIKEVKINGRGAKRVSNTANISFKNIEGEAILLLLDGYGICTSSGSACSSGTLEPSPVLQAMGVPFEYAHSSTRFSLSLDNTMEEIMYTADAIEKIVARLRDISPYRD, from the coding sequence ATGTCTGACAAAAAAATTATATATATGGATAATAATGCCACTACGAGAGTTTATCAAGAAGTTTTGGATGCAATGCTTCCATATTTCAAAGACCAATATTATAACCCTTCTAGTATGTATAGTCCAGCAGGTGCTGTGCATAAAGAAATGGAAAAGGCAAGAGGGGAGGTTGCTGACTTTTTAGGCTGCGACCCTATAGAGGTTTGTTTTGTTTCTTGCGGAAGTGAGGGAGATAATATGGCTATTAGGGGTACAATAGAAGCTTACCCTACAAAGAATCATATTATCACTACTAGGGTAGAACACCCTGCTGTTATAGAAACTTGCAAATCATTAGAGCGTTTGGGTTATAGAATCACTCTTTTAGATGTAGATACTGACGGAAACATCAACATAGATGATTTAAAAAAAGCTATTAATGATAATACTGCTATAGTATCTATAATGTATGCCAACAATGAAACAGGTGTAATTTTCCCTGTAAAAGAGATTGGCGAGATAGTAAAAAATGCTGGTGCAGTATTTCATGTAGATGCTGTACAGGCTGCTGGTAAATTGCCTTTAAGTATGAAAGATGAGCCTTATATAGATATGCTAACAATAGCAGGACACAAAATACATGCTCCAAAAGGTATTGGTGCTTTATATATTAAAAAAGGTACTAAATTAAGAACAGTACAAACAGGCGGACACCAGGAGAGAGGACGCCGTGCTGGTACTGAGAATGTTCCTTATATAATAGGGCTTGGTAAGGCTGCTTCTATGGTTAAGGCTGAGCTTCCTAAATTCATTGAGCATACTTCTAAATTGAGAGACAAACTTGAAGAAGAAGTTTTAAAAAGAATTAAAGAAGTAAAAATTAATGGAAGAGGAGCTAAAAGGGTAAGCAACACTGCAAATATTAGTTTTAAAAATATAGAAGGTGAGGCTATACTTTTATTGCTTGACGGTTATGGTATATGTACTTCAAGCGGAAGTGCATGTTCTTCTGGTACTTTAGAGCCTTCTCCTGTTTTACAGGCTATGGGAGTTCCTTTTGAATATGCTCATAGTTCAACAAGATTCTCTCTATCATTAGATAACACTATGGAAGAAATAATGTATACAGCAGATGCTATAGAAAAGATAGTAGCAAGGCTTAGAGATATTTCTCCATATAGAGATTAA
- a CDS encoding PLP-dependent cysteine synthase family protein, whose translation MIANNILDLIGNTPIIRLSNIETKFNLNKNIELYGKVEKNNPAASIKDRAVKQILLDLIKDGKIKKGSTIIEPTSGNTGIAMAAIGSYLSLNVIIVMPSSMSEERRKLIRDYGAKLELVDGGMDRAVERANQLNREIPDSIIAGQFINESNVMAHYLTTAPEIYKDMGDVDYIFAGIGTGGTVTGIGKYVKDNNKNTKVIGVEAESSPLLTKGYADSHKIQGIGANFIPKILDLNVIEKIIDVSDDNAINTAREICFTEGLYVGISSGASVYAAIDLSRQLDLNNKIKMLCILPDTGERYSWN comes from the coding sequence ATGATAGCTAACAACATACTCGATTTAATAGGTAATACTCCTATTATAAGATTAAGTAATATTGAAACTAAATTTAATTTAAATAAAAATATAGAATTATATGGAAAAGTAGAAAAAAATAATCCTGCTGCTTCGATAAAAGACAGAGCAGTAAAACAAATATTATTAGATTTAATCAAAGACGGCAAAATAAAAAAAGGTTCTACAATTATAGAGCCTACTTCAGGAAACACCGGAATTGCTATGGCTGCTATTGGAAGCTATTTATCTCTTAATGTTATAATAGTTATGCCTTCTTCAATGTCTGAAGAGAGAAGAAAACTTATAAGAGACTATGGAGCAAAGTTGGAATTAGTTGATGGGGGAATGGATAGAGCAGTTGAAAGAGCAAATCAACTAAACAGAGAAATACCTGATTCTATAATAGCAGGTCAGTTTATTAATGAATCTAATGTTATGGCGCATTATTTAACAACAGCACCAGAGATATATAAAGATATGGGAGATGTAGATTATATATTTGCAGGAATTGGCACTGGAGGAACTGTTACTGGAATAGGGAAGTATGTTAAAGATAATAATAAAAATACTAAAGTAATTGGAGTTGAAGCAGAATCTTCTCCTCTTCTTACAAAAGGCTATGCTGACTCTCATAAAATACAGGGAATAGGAGCTAATTTTATACCAAAAATTTTGGATTTGAATGTAATAGAAAAAATAATAGATGTATCAGATGATAATGCCATTAATACTGCAAGAGAAATATGTTTTACTGAAGGTTTATATGTTGGTATATCTTCAGGGGCTAGTGTTTATGCTGCAATTGATTTATCAAGACAATTAGATTTAAATAATAAAATAAAGATGCTTTGTATTTTACCTGATACAGGAGAGAGATATTCTTGGAATTAA
- the epsC gene encoding serine O-acetyltransferase EpsC encodes MKLKTFNELPNQNDIKEIVKLIRDYVFPNFFRETPNKDIVEKNIAELYKKIVNNDSLLLDFIEKLKDIKLSLEKDLEFFYQSDPASKSYDEIVLTYPGFRAIFHYRIAHIFYNQKEFLIARTISEFAHSKTGIDIHPGANIGDYFFIDHGTGIVIGETTLIGHHVKIYQGVTLGALSLTNGRSLEGKKRHPTVCDYVTIYANASIFGGDTVIGKNSIIGANCIVLESVEENKKITL; translated from the coding sequence ATGAAACTAAAAACTTTTAATGAACTTCCTAATCAAAATGATATAAAAGAAATTGTAAAACTTATAAGGGACTATGTTTTTCCTAATTTTTTTAGAGAGACTCCTAATAAAGATATTGTAGAAAAAAATATAGCTGAACTTTATAAAAAAATAGTAAATAATGATTCTCTATTATTGGATTTTATAGAAAAGCTTAAAGATATTAAATTAAGTCTTGAAAAAGATTTAGAGTTTTTTTATCAGTCTGACCCTGCTTCAAAATCTTATGATGAAATAGTATTAACATATCCTGGTTTTAGAGCGATTTTTCATTATAGAATAGCACATATATTTTATAATCAAAAAGAGTTTTTAATAGCAAGAACTATATCTGAATTTGCACATTCAAAAACAGGTATAGACATTCACCCAGGAGCTAATATAGGAGATTATTTCTTTATAGACCATGGTACAGGGATAGTTATAGGTGAAACTACACTTATAGGTCATCATGTAAAAATATATCAAGGGGTTACTTTGGGGGCATTATCATTAACTAATGGAAGAAGTTTAGAAGGCAAAAAAAGACACCCTACAGTTTGCGATTATGTTACAATATATGCCAATGCTTCTATATTTGGAGGGGACACTGTAATAGGTAAAAATTCTATCATTGGTGCTAATTGTATAGTTTTAGAATCGGTTGAAGAAAACAAAAAAATCACTTTATAG